One Lepus europaeus isolate LE1 chromosome 4, mLepTim1.pri, whole genome shotgun sequence genomic window, AAAAGGGGAAAGccaatttttttatcttttatttaatgaatataaatttccaaagtacagcttatggattacaatggctcccccccccaacttccctcccacctgcaaccctcccctttcccgcttgctctccccttccattcacatcaagattcattttcaattctctttataaacagaaaaacagtttagtatatataaagatttcaacagtttgccctcacatagcaacacaaagtgaaaaaatactgttggagtaatagttatagcattaaataacagtgtacagcacattaatggcagagatcctacatgatattttttaaaaaaatagattaattttctatgtaatttccattttaacaccaagttgatttttttttattttcaattatctttatatacagaagatcaattcagtatatactaagtaaagatttcatcagtttgcacccacaaatatgagagtattttaggcatggaaagccaagacactctggaaaaaaaaaaagaagacctaaatgaaggatctcagtgagtgtgatcccagtggaaagaacggggccatcaaggtaggaggtgcctttttctgaagggaggagagaacttccactttgactatgaccctgtcagaataagatcgaagtcggcgaaccctaaaggcttccatagcctcggcaacccatgactagagcctagggagattactgatgccataaacaagagtgttaaattgttaaatcaacatcaagagtcactgtgtacttacgtcccatgtgggatctgtccttaatgggttgtccaatgtgaagtaatgatatagctagtactgaaatagtatttttacactttgtgtttacgtgtggaaaagccaattttttaaagaattatttctatttatttgaaaggcagggtcacaaagggagagacagagacagagacagatcttccacctgctggttcactccccaaaaggccacaatggccagggctggactagcctgaaaccaggagcccaaggacttgggccgttttctgctgatttctcgggctattagcagggaggtggatcagaagtggagaagacaGGACTCGAacgagctcccatatgggatgcctaaaCACCCTTCTGCTCCTGAGTGGACTCAGATGTGGTATGGACacaatggactactactcagccataaagtaGAGTTGAATCTTCTCATTCACATGGGTGGAATTGGAGATCATTGTGTTAAATGAAGAAATCCAAGTGCAGGGAGACAACTATCGTATGATCTCACTCATTTGTGTCGTCTAAATAGAGGTGATGTCATGGAAGTTAAAGCATAAAGGTGGTCACCAGAAGCTGGGAGTGAGGAAGAGTGGGGAGAGCTAGACTGATGGATGCTCACCTACAGCTGGACAGGAGTGAGAAGTCTTGCAGTTCTGCCACACCTTGGGGTGACCACAGGTGATGGAGTGTACAGTACATTTCTCTGTTTCAAAAACTGGAAGATGGGATTGAAATGTTCTTGTCATAAAGCATTGTTAAATGGTTGAATagatatacatattttttctctgattggACAGCACACACTGTATACGTATTTTGAAACATCATATAGTACTCCataaatgcatataattttatGCCTGTTGAGttttaaaacatcaaataaactttaaaaatgaatcctGTTCCTCAGAAAGCGCCTGCTAGCCTGCTGTCCCCTGGAACGGCCTGCACCCCCACTGACACCACTCCCCACTTAGCACCCGAGTAGATTACCTTCTCTACCACAGTCGGTAGTCTGTGTCAGTGCTACACGCTGTTACCTCTACTGTATGAAGGGTCCTCAAGAAGTTCACGGAAAACACTTATTTGGAAAAATTATGCCGCATTTCAAgcttttcttgcaccaaaataaactcatctttcaactccattttccCCTGATCATTTGTTTTGCAGTACCTCATATTATGTCTACACAAGGCCACCCACACATCAGAATCAGGAGCTCAGGGTCACCagggccatcttgggggtgatgACCACACAATGCAACCACAGTCTGAAGGGCACACTTGGATGAGTTCTAATGTATGTACCCATCCATGAAGCCCTCATCCCATCACCCCAGAAAGTCCACTTGTTCCCTTCTCACTCATCCTAAAACAGCTAATTATGTGGTTGTGTTTGTGACCATAGAACTCCATACATATGGAAATATGTCTTCTTTTGCATCCATGTGCCTTTTGCTTCTTATTTCTAATAATCATCCATACTGTTGACTCCTTTtgtgcttcatttttaaaaatattattccatTGCAGGGATTTTAAtctgttttacatttaaaaataccattCCATTGCACGGATAGATTAAAGCTCATGCAAGGTGCACTGTTTCCAGTTTCTCAATCTTATGACAAAGCTTCTGTGAACCTTCCTGTACAAGCACTTGTGTGTCAAGGAGTGGAGATGCTCATGACCAAGGACAAAAATGTGTTCAACTCTACGAGACACCACCAGATACGTTCTCAAAGTCGCTGtaccattttccatttttctatttctttttatttatttgaaagccagagagagacaaatcttccatctgctggttctctcctcaaaggtctacagcagccagagctgccaagtccaagccaggagcctgaaactccatccaggtctcctatgttggaGGCAGAGACTCAGGtcctgagacatcacctgctgctccccagaggtGCACTACAAGCAACCTGGAcctggagcagaagcaggggAGCTGGTACATACActgggaactctgatatgggatgtgggagtcctgaTCAGGCACAACCACTGTGTCAAACCCTGGCCCCCATAGTGTCATTTTACCCAGTCTGTGCCTTGTTTGCTCAATACCAAGGACTCTGGCAGAACGTGGCATGGGCTCTTCCTCAGAGGCAAAGTTAATAGCTATGTGTGCAAATGAGAAACCTCAGCTACCATGACCTTGGCTTCTAACCTACAAAGGAAGCCTGGACGCACCACTAACAGGTGGAATTTAAGACAAGTTAAAAACATTGACGTCCTGGAAGTAGAAAGAGCAGTGTTTATCATGAACCAGGGTGTGGCAGCAATGGGACACAAACTTTAAACTATAAAGGAACACAAACCGGGGAGCTAATTTAGAACATTGCTGGAGATTGATAAGGTTGTGGTAATTACCACtcaatgatacattttttttagagattaaGTCTAATTACAGTTATTTAAGTCATGCTGTAAGACATGTACAgggataataaaataaacaaaaggaacaaaacagaaagtaAAGAGTTGATCAAATTTAAGAACTTACATatgtcaaaattcaaaattaattatCAGAATTTTATTGCAAGCGTTTTGATAAATCATGCTGCAGAAGCGTGGGAATATATTTGTCATGCACACAGCTGACAGACGGATTTAGAGCCTCCAAGTGTAAAACATTTCTACAAAACAAGGGAAACCAGGAAAATGACTTGAACAATCCCTTCACAAACAGCCAATGAAATGCAGGAAAACTGGACCGCCACTGTTAGAGAAATGCTGATGAAGATTCTACAGTGGACAGCAACAGTGAGAATCGGGGCGCCAGGCGGGCCCGGGCCGCATGAGTAACACGGAGAGCTGTCGGCCACTCCTGCGCAGAGCACGCTGCACGTCGCGGTTCCTGAGGCTGTAGATCAGGGGGTTCAGGGTGGGGATGACCACGGTGTAGAAGACAGACACCACTTTGCTGTGCTCCAGGGAGGAGATGGCGCTGGGCTGAGCGTACATGAAGAAGACTGTGCCGAAGAACAAGCACACGGCCGCGAGGTGCGAGGCGCAGGTGGAGAACGCCTTCCGGCGGCCCTGCTGGCTGCGGATCCTGAGGATGGTGGAGACGATGTAgacgtaggagaccaggacgaCGGCGAACGTGCTGACGATGATGGAGCCACACAGGCCGAGCAGGACCAGCTGGTTCACGGAGGTGTCCGAGCACGACAAGGACAGGAGCGGGGGCACGTCGCAGAAAAAGTCATTGACCTGATTGGCGCCGCAGAAGGACAGCGTGAAGGTCATCGCCGTCTGCGTGCTGGCATTCAGCACGCCCCACAGGTAGGACCCCGACACCAGCAGCGCGCAGAGCGGGGGCGACATGCTGGCCGAGTAGAGGAGAGGGCTGCAGATGGCCTTGAAGCGGTCGTAGGCCATGGCCGCCAGCAGGAAAGCCTCCGTGGTCCcgaagagagacaggaagaagaacTGAGCGGCGCAGGCTCCGAAGGAGATGGTGTGGTCCCGCCGCAGGCAGTTCAGCAGGGCCCTGGGCGCGATGGTGGAGGAGTAGCAGACGTCCAACAAGGAGAGGCTTTGCAGGAAGGCATACATGGGGGTGTGCAGCTGTGCATCCGCCTGGATGATCGCAACCATGCCCAGGTTCCCCACCACAGCCGCCATGTACAGCACCAGGAAGAGCAGAAAGAGCACCGTCTGCACTCCCGGACCCCCTCTGAACCCAAGAAGAACAAATTCGGAGACGCGGGTGACATTTGACATCGTGTAAGGGCAGCCGGAgatggacagagaaagaaggggggtCAGGGGAGAGCCAGGCAGCCACAGCTTCCTCACTGGGGTCACTGGGAGCTGATTTCATCTCTCTAGAGTCATTTCTTCACGGCACACCCCTAGGGTTCACAGTTTTTAATTTGGGGAAGTCGCAAAGTCAGAGCACACAGCCAGCATGGGGACTTCCACCCCCTTGCTCCGGAGCAGATCTGTGTTACAGGAATTTGCCCTTGGGCTGAACTGGCAGACGCGTGGAGTAGCTTCGCTCAGACCCTGTGCCACACGGCCCTTGAGGCTCTCCTTGCTGCTGCAGCAAATGGTCCGAGTGTCTTGGCGTCCAgaggacacacctgcaggtgAGGGCATCAGCAGGCCCCTGTTCTGGACTCTCCAAGGGAgacccacctgctgcttccagctcCCGAAGGCCACCTGCACCCCGTGGCCCAGGGCCCTTCTATCCTCACTgtccacagcactgtgtcttttctCTGCTCCCTCTGCTGCCAGCCTTGCGTCTTCTGTCTCCTGCCATCCTGCATCCTCCTTGTGGGGACCCTGGCGATGACAAACCACACCAGCACTCTTCAGAATCAC contains:
- the LOC133758835 gene encoding olfactory receptor 9S13-like, whose protein sequence is MSNVTRVSEFVLLGFRGGPGVQTVLFLLFLVLYMAAVVGNLGMVAIIQADAQLHTPMYAFLQSLSLLDVCYSSTIAPRALLNCLRRDHTISFGACAAQFFFLSLFGTTEAFLLAAMAYDRFKAICSPLLYSASMSPPLCALLVSGSYLWGVLNASTQTAMTFTLSFCGANQVNDFFCDVPPLLSLSCSDTSVNQLVLLGLCGSIIVSTFAVVLVSYVYIVSTILRIRSQQGRRKAFSTCASHLAAVCLFFGTVFFMYAQPSAISSLEHSKVVSVFYTVVIPTLNPLIYSLRNRDVQRALRRSGRQLSVLLMRPGPAWRPDSHCCCPL